A single region of the Mycobacterium lentiflavum genome encodes:
- a CDS encoding DUF1906 domain-containing protein, which translates to MSLSRRDVLKFAAATPALVGLGAAAASLCAPTASASLGTLLDYAAGVIPASQIRAAGAVGSIRYVSDRRPGGNWMLGKPIQLAEARDLHSSGLKIVSCYQYGKGNSADWLGGANAGLQHAKRGMELHEAAGGPPDAPIYASIDDDPSYEQYKSQIAPYLRSWESVIGHQRTGVYANSKTIDWALHDGLGSCFWQHNWGSPKGYAHPAANLHQVEIDKRSVGGVGVDINEILKPQFGQWA; encoded by the coding sequence GTGTCGCTTTCGCGTCGTGACGTGCTCAAATTCGCCGCCGCGACCCCGGCTCTGGTTGGCCTGGGCGCCGCGGCGGCGTCGCTGTGCGCGCCGACCGCCTCCGCCTCGCTGGGCACGCTGCTGGACTACGCTGCGGGCGTCATCCCGGCCAGTCAGATCCGGGCCGCCGGCGCCGTGGGGTCGATCCGCTATGTCTCCGACCGGCGGCCGGGGGGTAACTGGATGCTGGGCAAGCCGATCCAGCTCGCCGAGGCGCGTGACCTGCACAGCAGCGGGCTCAAGATCGTCTCCTGCTATCAGTACGGCAAGGGCAACTCCGCCGACTGGCTGGGCGGCGCCAACGCCGGGCTGCAGCACGCCAAGCGGGGCATGGAGCTACACGAGGCGGCCGGTGGTCCCCCCGACGCGCCGATTTACGCCTCGATCGACGACGACCCGTCCTACGAGCAGTACAAAAGCCAGATCGCTCCATACCTGCGGTCCTGGGAATCGGTGATCGGGCACCAGCGGACGGGCGTTTACGCCAACTCCAAAACGATCGACTGGGCGCTGCATGACGGCCTGGGCTCCTGCTTCTGGCAGCACAACTGGGGTTCGCCCAAGGGCTATGCCCATCCGGCGGCAAATTTGCACCAGGTCGAGATCGATAAGCGCAGCGTGGGCGGCGTTGGGGTGGACATCAACGAGATCCTCAAGCCCCAATTCGGGCAGTGGGCCTAG
- a CDS encoding aromatic ring-hydroxylating oxygenase subunit alpha, which yields MDHDQLIDLTRRALKLARDKTTDLAPQPYTVDAGDYTSRERHLSDRALLLASPQLVGYVSELPAPGAYCTKTVMGRSILLTRTSDGSVHAFDNVCLHRQSPVVTGCGSAKRFSCPYHAWTYDNSGKLVGLPGREGFPDTTVKSDSLTELPAAEFAGFLWVALDKDATLDVAAHLGPLADELDSWGIGRWSPLGEKVLDTSINWKLAVDTFAENYHFATVHRDTFATIARSNCTVFDAYGPHHRLIFPLNAILELENVPEEQWDPFHNMVVIYALFPNIVISVTIANGELFRIYPGDEPGRSITVHQNSTPLDLSEESVAAGAQAVFEYAHATVRDEDYKLVEALQANLSSGARDHLVFGRNEPGLQHRHIAWAEALAASAAVG from the coding sequence ATGGACCATGACCAGCTCATCGACCTGACCCGACGGGCCTTGAAGCTGGCCCGCGACAAGACCACCGATCTGGCTCCGCAGCCGTACACCGTCGACGCCGGCGATTACACATCGCGGGAGCGACACCTCAGTGACCGGGCGTTGCTGCTGGCCAGCCCGCAACTGGTCGGCTACGTCAGCGAGCTGCCCGCACCCGGCGCCTACTGCACCAAGACCGTGATGGGGCGATCGATCCTGCTGACGCGAACGTCCGACGGGTCGGTCCACGCCTTCGACAATGTCTGCCTGCACCGCCAATCCCCCGTCGTGACGGGGTGCGGCTCCGCGAAGCGGTTCAGCTGTCCGTACCACGCCTGGACCTACGACAACAGCGGCAAGCTGGTCGGCCTGCCGGGCCGCGAGGGCTTTCCGGATACGACGGTCAAGTCCGACTCCTTGACCGAACTCCCCGCCGCCGAGTTCGCCGGGTTCCTCTGGGTGGCACTGGACAAAGACGCCACCCTGGACGTCGCCGCGCACTTGGGACCGCTGGCCGACGAGCTCGACTCGTGGGGCATCGGCCGGTGGTCTCCGTTGGGTGAAAAGGTCCTCGACACCTCGATCAACTGGAAGCTGGCTGTCGACACCTTCGCCGAGAACTACCACTTCGCCACCGTGCACCGGGACACCTTCGCCACGATCGCCCGCAGCAACTGCACGGTGTTCGACGCGTATGGGCCGCACCATCGGTTGATCTTCCCGCTCAACGCGATTCTGGAGCTCGAGAATGTTCCCGAGGAGCAGTGGGACCCGTTCCACAACATGGTGGTGATCTACGCGTTGTTCCCCAACATCGTGATCTCGGTGACGATCGCCAACGGCGAGCTGTTCCGGATCTACCCCGGCGACGAGCCCGGCAGGTCGATCACTGTGCACCAAAACTCCACGCCGCTGGACCTTTCCGAGGAATCCGTAGCGGCCGGCGCCCAGGCCGTGTTCGAGTACGCGCACGCCACGGTGCGCGACGAGGACTACAAGCTGGTTGAGGCGCTGCAGGCCAATCTCAGCTCGGGCGCACGCGATCATCTGGTGTTCGGCCGCAACGAGCCGGGGCTGCAGCATCGCCACATCGCGTGGGCCGAGGCGCTGGCCGCCTCAGCTGCCGTCGGCTGA
- a CDS encoding carotenoid 1,2-hydratase, which translates to MNTDWRSYPYQLVPGDSQLNFPEAEGEHPDQESDTWFIAGQLQAVESDRSFAFLTIFNKNQPGGTVVADFYTMAMFDLDTGDYGTYTDYDMPPKNMEPGAQRKLSMAAGYLDISYQSSAGTASWTTCRDADGELLPYTYRVSLVGQDHQGRSMRLDLVVTPTRGPTPVGASTYNGKIVCFGQDDTYSYFQTGMSMTGTLRWGETIEEVSGSAGHVDRQWFPQYAGGGGSGGDPRARSHEWRTINFDNGVDLSIWRQFDRTNGNALQPFTGVTTSHPDPAIAPECAEDVEVTVSSYVRWPETMRPLVRPLAPARYMPDRHRITCATLQLDVIGEPLVPAPAHGLPIEYMEGPYRYQGTLWGKPVSGFAFNERSFALYRDWELAEVLATTVADVEPGLQSVVDALVPLVAAGRRGAAAELLAGALPVQNTALATLLGDLIAVLSQDSADGS; encoded by the coding sequence ATGAACACCGATTGGCGCAGTTACCCGTATCAGTTGGTGCCCGGGGATAGCCAGCTGAATTTCCCCGAGGCCGAGGGCGAACATCCCGACCAGGAGTCCGACACCTGGTTCATCGCCGGACAACTGCAGGCCGTCGAGAGCGACCGGTCGTTTGCGTTCCTGACCATCTTCAACAAGAACCAGCCCGGGGGCACGGTGGTCGCCGACTTCTACACGATGGCGATGTTCGACCTGGATACCGGTGACTACGGCACTTACACCGACTACGACATGCCGCCGAAGAACATGGAACCGGGCGCGCAGCGCAAATTGTCCATGGCCGCAGGCTATCTCGACATCAGCTATCAGAGCAGTGCCGGCACCGCGTCGTGGACGACATGCCGCGACGCCGATGGCGAATTGCTGCCCTACACGTATCGAGTCAGCCTGGTGGGCCAGGATCACCAGGGCCGGTCCATGCGGCTGGATTTGGTCGTTACCCCGACACGCGGGCCGACGCCGGTGGGGGCGTCGACCTACAACGGCAAGATCGTCTGCTTCGGTCAAGACGACACGTACTCGTATTTCCAGACCGGCATGTCGATGACCGGAACGCTGCGCTGGGGCGAGACGATCGAGGAGGTCTCCGGCAGCGCCGGACATGTCGACCGGCAGTGGTTCCCGCAATACGCGGGCGGCGGCGGATCAGGGGGAGACCCGCGAGCCCGCTCGCACGAATGGCGCACGATCAATTTCGACAACGGCGTCGACCTGAGTATCTGGAGGCAGTTCGACCGCACGAACGGCAATGCGCTGCAACCGTTTACCGGCGTGACGACGAGTCATCCCGACCCTGCCATAGCGCCGGAGTGTGCCGAGGACGTAGAGGTCACCGTCAGCAGCTACGTGCGATGGCCGGAAACCATGCGGCCGCTGGTACGTCCGCTGGCCCCGGCCCGGTACATGCCAGACCGGCACCGAATTACTTGCGCCACACTGCAACTCGACGTCATCGGTGAGCCGCTGGTGCCGGCCCCCGCGCACGGTCTGCCGATCGAGTATATGGAGGGCCCGTACCGCTACCAGGGCACGCTATGGGGAAAACCGGTGAGCGGCTTCGCGTTCAACGAGCGTTCGTTCGCGCTGTACCGGGACTGGGAGCTGGCCGAGGTGCTGGCCACTACCGTCGCCGACGTCGAACCCGGTTTGCAGTCGGTGGTTGACGCGCTGGTGCCGTTGGTTGCGGCGGGTCGTCGCGGTGCGGCGGCCGAACTGCTGGCCGGGGCACTTCCTGTGCAAAACACTGCGCTTGCAACGCTTCTCGGTGATCTGATCGCGGTGCTGTCGCAGGACTCAGCCGACGGCAGCTGA
- a CDS encoding aldehyde dehydrogenase — protein MTEQSDHRTYSELFIGGQWRKPANPQQLAVISPHTEEPIGHVQVAGPEDVDAAVAAARHAFDHGPWPRLTHAERMAKVEELAAIYAGHVDEMADLITDEMGSPRTFSRMGQGAAAAALIHLTLAAARDFPWTERRQGVLGEVHLRRAPVGVVGAIVPWNVPQFLIMPKLIPALIAGCPVIIKPAPETPLDALWLAEMIEQLDLPDGVVSVLPGGTDVGEALVRHPGVDKISFTGSSAVGRRIATLCGEQLKRVSLELGGKSAAIILDDADIPKTVAGLKSASLMNNGQACVAQTRLLVSDRRHDEFVDALAEMMSELNVGDPTDEATDIGPLFAQRHQRQVQEYIQSGQTEGARIVLGGLNSAQDSPAERGWYVRPTLFVDATNDMRIAREEIFGPVLTVLRYRDEADAVRIANESNYGLAGSVWTSDIAHGLDVAASVRAGTYGINMYTLDIGSPFGGFKHSGIGREFGPEGLDEYVELQTVIAKGQMPPL, from the coding sequence ATGACAGAACAATCCGACCATCGGACCTACTCCGAACTGTTCATCGGAGGGCAGTGGCGCAAGCCCGCCAATCCGCAACAACTGGCCGTGATCTCGCCGCATACCGAAGAGCCGATCGGCCACGTCCAAGTCGCCGGGCCCGAGGACGTCGATGCCGCGGTTGCCGCCGCGCGCCACGCCTTCGACCACGGGCCGTGGCCACGATTGACCCACGCCGAACGGATGGCCAAGGTCGAAGAGCTTGCCGCGATCTATGCCGGCCACGTCGATGAGATGGCCGATCTGATCACCGACGAGATGGGGTCGCCGCGCACCTTCAGCCGGATGGGCCAGGGTGCAGCGGCCGCGGCGTTGATCCACCTCACGCTGGCCGCCGCCCGCGATTTCCCCTGGACGGAACGCCGCCAAGGTGTGCTCGGCGAAGTGCACCTGCGCCGGGCGCCGGTCGGTGTGGTCGGGGCGATCGTGCCGTGGAACGTGCCGCAATTCCTGATCATGCCCAAGCTCATTCCGGCCCTGATCGCCGGCTGCCCGGTCATCATCAAGCCGGCACCCGAAACACCTTTGGACGCTTTGTGGTTGGCCGAAATGATCGAGCAGCTCGACCTGCCTGACGGCGTGGTATCGGTGCTGCCGGGCGGTACCGACGTCGGTGAGGCGCTGGTGCGTCATCCCGGCGTGGACAAGATCTCTTTCACCGGGTCCAGCGCGGTCGGACGCCGCATCGCCACGCTCTGCGGCGAGCAGCTCAAGCGGGTGAGCCTGGAACTGGGCGGCAAGTCGGCGGCGATCATTCTGGACGACGCCGATATCCCGAAGACGGTGGCCGGGCTGAAGTCGGCCAGCCTGATGAACAACGGACAAGCCTGCGTCGCGCAGACCCGGCTCTTGGTCAGCGATCGACGGCACGACGAATTCGTCGACGCGCTGGCCGAGATGATGTCGGAACTCAATGTCGGGGATCCGACCGACGAGGCAACCGACATCGGACCGCTTTTCGCTCAACGACATCAACGTCAGGTACAGGAGTACATCCAGTCTGGACAAACCGAAGGTGCCCGCATCGTGCTCGGTGGCCTCAATAGCGCACAAGACAGTCCGGCCGAGCGCGGCTGGTACGTGCGGCCAACGCTTTTCGTCGACGCGACCAACGACATGCGCATCGCCCGCGAGGAAATTTTCGGCCCGGTTTTGACCGTACTGCGGTATCGCGACGAAGCCGACGCGGTCCGGATCGCCAACGAGAGCAACTACGGCCTGGCCGGCTCGGTCTGGACGTCGGACATCGCCCACGGCCTGGACGTCGCCGCCAGTGTGCGGGCGGGCACCTACGGCATCAACATGTACACCCTCGACATCGGAAGTCCGTTCGGCGGGTTCAAGCACTCGGGCATCGGCCGGGAGTTCGGACCGGAAGGTCTCGACGAATACGTCGAGCTGCAGACCGTGATCGCCAAGGGGCAGATGCCGCCGCTATGA
- a CDS encoding MaoC family dehydratase — MNLAELDWNEITVPVELPEVIDEISYQRVVENAGATWDYFPGHFDPVYAESQGNPTIYLNTMHLAGFADRVATDWAGPSSRVVRRSLRLAGSIYAGDTMIGRGRAVAKRLDTSVDPPRRLLDLTIEVTNQHGVLCCPVELTLQMPQRG; from the coding sequence ATGAACCTTGCCGAATTGGATTGGAACGAGATCACCGTTCCCGTCGAGTTGCCGGAGGTGATCGACGAAATCAGCTACCAGCGGGTGGTCGAGAACGCCGGTGCGACCTGGGACTACTTCCCGGGCCACTTCGATCCCGTCTACGCCGAAAGTCAGGGTAACCCAACGATTTACCTCAACACCATGCATCTCGCCGGGTTCGCCGATCGCGTCGCGACCGATTGGGCCGGGCCGAGCAGCCGGGTGGTGCGGCGTTCGCTGCGGCTGGCCGGTTCGATCTACGCGGGTGACACGATGATCGGCCGGGGCCGGGCGGTGGCCAAGCGGCTAGACACTTCGGTGGACCCACCGCGCCGGCTGCTCGACCTCACGATCGAAGTGACCAACCAACACGGCGTCCTGTGCTGCCCGGTCGAGCTCACGTTGCAGATGCCGCAACGTGGTTGA
- a CDS encoding FAS1-like dehydratase domain-containing protein → MVGAASEPRTAVNPVGGARIQLYASMIHDGNRSYWDPEFARQRWGGLLAPPGLLMGWLIPPPWEPGGRRPAASLILRVPLPGTTFINAANDVEFTEPIIEGDVLTSVEELVSVSPEKRTRLGVGHFIETLETYRRQDATVVARSRNTLFRFTPAASA, encoded by the coding sequence ATGGTCGGCGCGGCCAGCGAACCGCGGACCGCGGTGAACCCGGTCGGCGGCGCGCGTATTCAGTTGTATGCCTCGATGATTCACGACGGCAATCGGTCGTACTGGGACCCGGAATTCGCCCGGCAGCGGTGGGGCGGCCTGCTCGCCCCGCCGGGTCTGCTGATGGGATGGCTGATACCCCCGCCATGGGAGCCCGGCGGCCGGCGGCCGGCCGCGTCGCTGATCTTGCGAGTGCCGTTGCCGGGCACCACATTCATCAATGCCGCCAACGACGTCGAGTTCACCGAACCCATCATCGAGGGTGACGTGCTCACCAGCGTCGAGGAACTGGTCTCGGTGTCACCGGAGAAGCGGACCCGGCTGGGTGTCGGCCATTTCATCGAGACGCTGGAGACCTATCGCCGTCAGGACGCAACGGTCGTCGCCCGATCGCGAAACACGTTGTTCCGCTTCACCCCGGCAGCGTCGGCATGA
- a CDS encoding nuclear transport factor 2 family protein: protein MTLSYQQEQFLHAATGRDAILNLNARHNRAYSDGDRDSWIATFRHSGASFVRDGELFADLRLAFDGGEGQRWVTIDHEIAVDGVHAMQRCVAVLFSAAFGDTTLRATGTYRDELIYERGGWYYTSRNLSWDVVPSRHPLVM from the coding sequence ATGACGTTGTCCTACCAGCAGGAACAGTTCCTGCACGCTGCGACCGGCCGCGATGCGATCTTGAATCTGAACGCCCGGCACAATCGCGCATACTCTGACGGCGACCGCGATAGCTGGATCGCGACGTTTCGTCATTCCGGTGCCAGCTTCGTCCGTGACGGCGAACTGTTTGCCGACCTGCGTCTGGCCTTCGACGGGGGCGAGGGGCAACGGTGGGTGACCATCGATCACGAGATCGCGGTCGACGGTGTCCACGCGATGCAGCGTTGTGTCGCGGTGCTGTTCTCGGCCGCCTTCGGCGACACCACGCTGCGCGCCACCGGGACATACCGCGATGAGCTGATCTACGAGCGCGGCGGCTGGTACTACACGTCGCGCAATCTCTCCTGGGATGTGGTGCCGAGCCGGCATCCTCTTGTCATGTAA
- a CDS encoding AMP-binding protein, which translates to MHSVRSKPPGPSDFGVDRFSVPDVLDRRADQYPDRVMMSIAGTEVTFEQMRQRSCAAANMLGELGVGRGDGVALFTGTCPEWVYFWLGAARIGAVSAAVNAANKGDFLLHTLQLARPKVILTDAERLARVDEVVDRLDTVTGTVVQDDSLRAALNAGAARCADNPAQEGEQEGQVGALFYTSGTTGPSKAVATSWNYLFSVAATVASAWELQAGEALWTAMPLFHLSAAPSVLAPMLVGATTVLAQSFHPGQVWNDIRTHDAVGFAGAGAMVSMLYNQPPDPSDAELPLRFISAAPIDAGCYHDIEKRYGCRIVTMYGMTEAFPIAVKGVADEGVPGTSGRPNPNFDVRVVDDDGNPLPAGAVGEIACRPRHPHVMSEGYVGQDARVDPHPEWFRTGDLGRLDADQNLTYVDRIKDSLRRRGENISSVEVERVVLGHPAVAEAAAIGVPSELGEDDILLVVAPHADAALDCAALLDFCADRMPYFCVPRYVDQVNELPKNVIGRVRKDLLRAKGLSSGVWDREEYGYIVKR; encoded by the coding sequence ATGCATTCGGTTCGGAGTAAGCCCCCGGGCCCCTCCGATTTCGGCGTGGATCGTTTCAGCGTTCCGGACGTGTTGGATCGCCGGGCCGATCAGTACCCCGATCGGGTGATGATGTCGATCGCCGGGACCGAGGTGACGTTCGAGCAAATGCGGCAGCGCTCCTGCGCGGCGGCGAACATGCTCGGCGAATTAGGGGTGGGCCGCGGCGACGGGGTGGCGTTGTTCACCGGAACCTGCCCGGAATGGGTGTACTTCTGGCTGGGCGCGGCCCGCATCGGCGCGGTGAGCGCGGCGGTCAACGCCGCGAACAAGGGAGACTTCCTGCTGCATACCTTGCAGTTGGCGCGGCCCAAGGTGATTCTCACCGACGCCGAGCGGCTTGCGCGCGTCGACGAAGTTGTGGACCGGCTGGACACGGTGACCGGCACTGTGGTGCAAGACGATTCACTTCGTGCGGCCCTGAACGCCGGGGCTGCCCGCTGTGCGGACAACCCGGCGCAGGAGGGGGAGCAAGAGGGGCAGGTGGGGGCGTTGTTCTATACGTCGGGCACCACCGGTCCGTCGAAAGCCGTTGCCACGAGCTGGAATTACTTGTTCTCGGTGGCCGCGACCGTTGCGTCGGCCTGGGAGTTGCAGGCGGGGGAGGCGTTGTGGACGGCGATGCCGTTGTTCCACTTGAGTGCCGCGCCCAGCGTTCTGGCTCCGATGCTGGTGGGCGCGACGACTGTGTTGGCACAGTCGTTCCATCCCGGTCAGGTGTGGAATGACATCCGCACCCACGACGCGGTCGGCTTTGCCGGGGCGGGCGCGATGGTGTCGATGCTGTACAACCAGCCCCCCGATCCGAGCGATGCGGAGCTGCCGCTGCGGTTCATCTCCGCCGCGCCGATCGACGCCGGCTGCTACCACGACATCGAAAAGCGTTACGGCTGCCGCATTGTCACGATGTACGGGATGACCGAGGCTTTCCCGATCGCGGTCAAGGGCGTGGCCGACGAGGGGGTGCCCGGGACATCGGGCCGGCCCAATCCCAACTTCGACGTGCGCGTCGTCGACGACGACGGCAACCCGCTGCCCGCCGGCGCCGTGGGCGAGATCGCTTGCCGGCCGCGGCACCCGCACGTGATGAGCGAGGGCTATGTCGGCCAGGACGCCCGGGTGGACCCGCACCCGGAATGGTTTCGCACCGGTGATCTCGGCCGACTCGACGCCGATCAGAACCTGACGTATGTGGACCGGATCAAGGATTCGCTGCGCAGGCGCGGCGAGAACATCTCCTCGGTCGAAGTGGAACGGGTCGTGCTGGGTCATCCCGCGGTGGCTGAGGCCGCAGCGATCGGGGTGCCCAGCGAATTGGGCGAGGACGACATCCTGCTCGTGGTCGCGCCGCATGCGGACGCGGCGCTGGATTGCGCCGCGTTGCTCGACTTCTGCGCCGACCGGATGCCCTACTTCTGCGTGCCGCGGTACGTCGACCAGGTCAACGAACTCCCGAAGAACGTCATCGGACGGGTACGTAAAGATTTATTGCGAGCCAAAGGTTTAAGTTCGGGGGTCTGGGATCGAGAAGAATACGGATATATTGTTAAGCGGTAA
- a CDS encoding Rieske 2Fe-2S domain-containing protein, which produces MTQTISEQDPSEREFGQSGIALSTYRFPTGWFIVAFASDVKPGDVKRLHYFGEELVLFRTASGKVNVLDAYCQHLGANMGVGGTVDNENIVCPWHGWQWRGDGSNALIPYSKIGCKNNVRIRTYPTMEWYGFILVWHERHGRAPYWQPPALPELETGEYYPLHPHSRMLNRVKVHAQMIIENAADPYHVQYVHKAANPANTASFEVAGYHLHATVNAHFGGGRAKTWLTPNGPVDAKIIYDNYSLGLGLVRFPSDLVATIEVTGQTPVDEDYTDYFYTQASVREPGDTGDKPTGRAAKFLALQQEVIKQDFFTWENMKYLEKPNLAPEEARDYAALRRWAHRFYPDAEPSPNDFGYTAGGEPDPAAAKA; this is translated from the coding sequence GTGACGCAAACGATTTCAGAGCAAGACCCGTCGGAACGCGAGTTCGGGCAGTCCGGCATTGCGTTGTCCACCTATCGATTCCCGACCGGGTGGTTCATCGTCGCCTTCGCCAGCGACGTCAAGCCCGGCGACGTCAAGCGCCTGCACTACTTCGGTGAGGAGCTGGTGTTGTTCCGCACCGCCTCCGGCAAGGTCAATGTGCTGGACGCCTACTGCCAGCACCTCGGCGCCAACATGGGCGTCGGCGGCACCGTCGACAACGAGAACATCGTCTGCCCGTGGCACGGCTGGCAATGGCGCGGCGACGGCAGCAACGCGCTGATCCCTTACAGCAAGATCGGCTGCAAGAACAACGTCCGCATCCGGACCTACCCGACCATGGAGTGGTATGGCTTCATCCTGGTCTGGCACGAACGCCACGGCCGGGCGCCCTACTGGCAGCCGCCGGCGCTGCCCGAATTGGAGACCGGCGAGTACTACCCGCTGCACCCGCACAGCCGGATGCTCAACCGGGTCAAGGTGCACGCGCAGATGATCATCGAGAATGCGGCCGACCCGTATCACGTGCAGTACGTGCACAAGGCCGCCAACCCCGCCAACACGGCCTCGTTCGAGGTGGCGGGCTATCACCTGCACGCCACTGTCAACGCGCACTTTGGTGGGGGCCGGGCCAAGACGTGGCTGACCCCCAACGGGCCGGTCGACGCCAAGATCATCTACGACAACTACTCGTTGGGGCTGGGGCTGGTCCGCTTCCCGAGTGACCTGGTGGCCACCATCGAGGTCACCGGTCAGACGCCGGTCGACGAGGACTACACCGACTACTTCTATACCCAGGCTTCCGTCCGCGAGCCCGGCGACACCGGCGACAAGCCCACCGGCCGGGCGGCGAAATTCCTCGCGCTGCAACAAGAAGTCATCAAACAGGACTTCTTCACCTGGGAGAACATGAAGTACTTGGAGAAGCCGAACCTGGCTCCCGAGGAGGCACGCGACTATGCGGCGCTGCGGCGCTGGGCGCACCGCTTCTATCCGGACGCCGAGCCGTCGCCGAACGACTTCGGGTACACCGCCGGCGGCGAGCCCGACCCGGCGGCCGCGAAAGCCTAA
- a CDS encoding ferredoxin — protein MRVTVDETLCEANGFCESLAQDIFELGDEDVVQIADAPVPPDREIDVRAAVEQCPKAALRLQD, from the coding sequence ATGCGCGTGACCGTCGACGAGACCTTGTGCGAGGCCAACGGCTTTTGTGAATCGCTCGCCCAGGATATCTTCGAACTGGGCGACGAGGACGTGGTGCAGATTGCGGACGCACCGGTGCCGCCCGATCGCGAGATCGATGTGCGCGCCGCCGTAGAGCAGTGCCCCAAGGCCGCACTGCGCTTGCAGGACTGA